The genomic window GCCTTCGCCGGCGATGACGCTGACGGAGCGGCCGAAGCGCGTGGCCATGAAGGAACCCGAGAACCCGTGCGAGGTGACGAGCACCATGCCGCCCATGCCGGCCGATGCACCGGCGCCGGACGAGTTGCTGACACCGTCAACGGCGAGTGCTGCCGCCTCCGCGGCCAGCGCCGCTTCGGTCAGTTCGCTCGCAGAGATTTCCGTCGGATCGAAGCGATCGAGATCAAGGATCTCATGGGCGAGGCTTTCAGGATCGGCGAGGCCCGCATAGGCATCTTCCGGCGACACGCGGGCCATGGCAACCGCGCGCTCGGCAAGTTCCGCCAGATCCGCACCAGGGCCTGCTGAGACGCTCGCGACCTTCTTGCCGACGAAGACCCGGAGCGAGAAATCGTCGCTTTCGGCAGCGTTCGTGCCCTCGACCTTGCCGAGCCTTACCGACACCGATTTTGAGCGTCCGCGCGCCACGACCGCGTCTGCCGCATCCGCACCGGCGCTCTTGGCCAGTTCGACCAGCCTTGCGGCTTCTCTTTCCAGCGCGCTGGTATCGATCATCGGAACTCCTGAAGCGTTGTGCGATCCCGGCAGCTTGTGTGCGGCAGGACTTGGCGGGCGGAAATGGCGGTACGGCGAACCGCCTCTCTCATGTATTGCGCCTGCTGCAACGCATCAAGGCGCCAGCTCCCTGTTCAACGCGCCACGAACCGCATAGACAGGCCGTCGGTTTTTCATCTCGAGGAGAGCATTCATGGCCGGGCCCTTTCATCTCGCCTTTCCGATCCGCGATATCGAGGAGACGCGCAGTTTCTATCGCGACGTGCTCGGCTGCGCGATCGGCCGCGAATCGGAGACCTGGATCGATTTCGATCTCTTCGGCCATCAGATGTCGGGCCATGTGCGTCCGTCGGCGCGCGACACCGGTGCCGAAGGCAGTGGCACGGTCGACGGCAAGGCTGTGCCCATCCCGCATTTCGGCGCCGTGCTGACGATGGACGAATGGCGGGCGCTCGCCGAGAGGCTGAAGGGCGCGGACGGCATCGACTGGCTCCTGGAGCCGCAGATCCGTTTCGAGGGCCAGCCGGGAGAACAGGCGACGCTTTTCATTCGTGACCCGTCGGGCAACGCGCTCGAATTCAAGGGCTTTGCCGACATGGACGCCGTGTTCGCCGCCTGAGGCGATCAGGCCTGCCGCGATCAATGGCCGCGGCGGGCCTTCGCATGGCTCTCGAAAGCCTCGTCGAGAGCAAATTTCAGCTGATCGCGCACCGGCGCCGAAGCGGCCAGTATCTCCGCGACCCGGGGGAAATCGAGCACACGGAACCGGCTGACATCAGGCCGCAGGAAGATATCCGGCGGGCAAGCCTTCAGTTTCATCGAGATGATCGACTGCATCATCAGCTGGTTTGCACCGAAAATCGCGTCGACACGCGACGGGATACGGGTTTCGTTGCCGCAAGGGCCACCCGTGACATCGATGGCAATGACGATGTCGGCAAGACCCAGCAGATGATCGTAGGGCACAGGATTGTAGATGCCGCCATCGATCAGCACGCGTCCGCCGCGTACGACCGGGCGAAAGACGGCGGGAATGGCAGCTGAGGCACCGATGGCATTGTAGAGATCACCGGTGTCGCAGATCCGCTCGCACTGGGCATAGTAGTCGGTAACAACGATCTTGGTCGGTATCTGCAGGTCGGCGAAATCCTGCGGGATCGCCTGCGGCAGGAAGCCATGGAGAATGCGCTCGATGTCGAACTGGCCGAACTGGCCACGCTTGCGGCGAAACATTTCGGCGATCGTCTGCGGGCGCATCTTCCACAGGCGGCTTGCCACTTCCGACCAGTTACCGACGGTGGCGAGCGCAAATTCGCTGATTTCGCGGCCACGCATACCGGCTGCCATGGCCGAACCAATGATCGCGCCGATCGATGCTCCGGAAATTGCGACCGGCTGAATGTCCAGGTCGTTCAGGGCCTGCACGACATGGATGTGCGCAATCCCACGCGCGCCACCACCGCCAAACGCGACGGCAACCGTCGGCTCGGAGGTCCGACGCCGCATGTCAAGCGTCATCGCTGATGGCTCGTTGACGATGCTCATGATCCGTTTCGTCCCGGCTCGTAACGATAGAAATGGATGCTCGTTTCTCCGAATACACGGGATTCAAGAGGAAAAAATGAACGAGCCAATTCGGGGCTCTGATCGGACCGTTCCTCGAGCAGCACGAGCGCACCGTCGGCGATCCATCCGTCCGCCGCCGCGCCGTTCAACGCGGCCTCCCCGAGCCCCTTGCCGTAGGGCGGATCGGCGAAGATGAAGCTGTAAGGCTCGAGGTTCCGGCAGGCGCCGAGCGCCGTGGCGTTGCGCCTGAAAATCTTGGTGCGGCCCATCAGGCCGAAGGCCTCGATGTTGGCCTGGATCAGGGCGCGGCCCTCGACCGATTGCTCCACGAAGATTGCTGATGACGCCCCGCGCGATAGGGCTTCGAGCCCGACGGCGCCGGTGCCTGCGAAGAGTTCCAGCACGCGCGCGCCTTCGACCGCGCCCGGATAGGCGTGGGCGAGAATGTTGAACAGGCTTTCACGGGTCCGGTCGCTGGTCGGGCGAATGGCGTCGGTACGGGGCGCCTTCAGTGCCCGGCCGCCGAATTCACCGCCGACGATCCGCATTGCCAGGTCCTTTCGATCCGCCCGCACCGCGTGGGCCACCACCCGGCTTGCCATCTCTCGGCTTGCCGCCCGGTCTCGTACCGCCCGGCTTGCCGTCTCTGGGCTTGCCATCTCGTGCTTTGTTGGCACCTGCAGGCCTGCCACCCGAAGGACGGCCACCAGCACCCGGCTTCTCCCCGAAGCTGCGACCAGCCCCTGCCGGCTTGCCTGGACCACCTGCAGGACGCGGACCACGCCCGGCTGGTTTTTCCGATGCACTGCTCGGTGCGCTGCGCCCCTGACTTCTCGGCCGGCCTTCGCCGGTCGATGGCGATCGGCTGCCTTCCGTACGGGCGCCTGCGCCTCTCGCGCCAGGGCCTCTGGCAGCGACCGATCCTTCCGGACGATCGGCACGGCGCGGGCGTTCGTCCCTGCGCGGACGTTCGCCATCGCGCGGCGCATCGCTTCGTGCGCGATCGGATCCGGCGAATGCGGGCTTCGCGCCTCGCGTGGGACGCGCACTCGCATCGCCGCTTTCGCGACGGGGGCGAGCGCCTGCCCGATCTCCACGCGACTCCCGCTTGGCGTCGCGCTCGGCCTGGCGGCGATCGGCATCTTCCTTCTCTGCGGCGCGCTTCGGGCCCATCGGCCGCGCGCCGGCCGCGATCCAGACATTGCTCGATCGACGCACCTGCGGCGTCACCGGCTTGCGCGGCCCATCCCTGCCGCCAGCGTCCTTGCCACGGGGACCATCCTTGCTGCGGGGCCCGTCTTTCCCACGGGGCCCATCTTTACTGCGGGAAGCGTCCCTGCTCCGCGATTCGTCCTTGCTCCAGGCGGGCGCCTCGCGCTTGGTGTCGAGACGGCCGCGCAGCCGCTCGTTCCGTTCCGCCGGCTTTTCGCCGAAGGGCTTCGGCTTCGCGCCTGCTTTCTGCCTGCTGTCGTCGGCTTCATCGGCACCATCGGTCTGGTGCACAATGGGTGCATCAAAATCCGCACCGGCTTCTTCGATGAGGCGCGGTCCAAGCTGATCGCGCAGCATGCGGCCGCGCACTTCCACGACCTGGCCTTCCGGCAGATCCTGCAACTGGAACGGGCCATAGGAGATGCGGATCAGGCGGTTGACATCGAGGCCGAGCGCGCCGAGCACGTTCTTGATCTCGCGATTTTTGCCCTCGCGCAGCCCCATCGTGATCCAGACATTGGCCCCCTGCTGGCGGTCGAGCGTCGCCTCGATCCCGCCGTAGAGCACGCCTTCCACGGCGATCCCGTCTTTCAGCGTGTCGAGCTTTTCCTGACTGATGTCGCCATGGGCGCGCACGCGGTAGCGGCGCAGCCAGCCGGTCGTCGGCAACTCCAGAACGCGGGCAAGACCGCCGTCATTGGTGAGCAGCAGCAGGCCTTCGGTGTTGATGTCGAGACGCCCGATGGACATGACCCGCGGCAGCGCCTTCGGGAGCCGTTCGAAAACGGTCGGACGGCCTTCCGGATCGCGATTGGTCGTCACGAGGCCGGCCGGCTTGTGGTAGAGCCAAAGCCGCGTGCGCTCGATGCCGTTGACGGCTTCGCCATCGACTTCGATCGCATCGGCGAAGGTGGCGTTGATCGCCGGCGTGTCGAGGACCTTGCCGTTCAGCCGAACGCGCCCCTCGGCAATCATGCGCTCCACATCACGCCGCGAGGCGATGCCGGCGCGGGCGAGAAGCTTGGAGATGCGCTCGGGTTCGGCAGGCGCAGTCGCTGCGCCCGTTTCGGCCACGCTTGCCGCTGCGGGCTTGGCTTTCCTGTCGCGAACCGGCGGCTTTGAACGGGGGGCCGCGCCGCCCTTGCCCTTGGGTTTGTCTTTGAAGCTCATTGTGAGATTTGCCTTTTGTCGGGCGCTTTCCTATCAGGTTGCCCGATCTGGATTAAGAGAAAAATGGCTGGACAAGAGCGCCCGACATTCATGGACCACGCGCTGGCTGCTGCGGAAGCGGCCGGTCAGCGCGGCGAAGTGCCGGTCGGCGCCGTTATCGTGCATGAAGGCACCATCGTCGCTCAGGAGGGCAATCGCACGCGCGAGTTGCGCGACGTGACGGCCCATGCCGAGATTGCCGCCATTCGCGCCGCTGCCCGTGTCCTCGACAGCGAACGGCTTTCAGACTGCGATCTCTACGTGACGCTCGAGCCTTGCGCCATGTGCGCAGCGGCGATTTCCTTCGCGCGCATCAGACGGCTCTATTTCGGCGCTTCAGATCCGAAAGGGGGCGCCGTGATCAGTGGCGGCCGCTTCTTCGACCAGCCGACCTGCCACCACGCTCCCGACGTTTATGCCGGGATCGGCGAAGCCAGCGCCGCACGCATCCTCAAGGAGTTCTTCGCGCTCAAGCGATAGCCTTACGGCGCTCCGATTAGAACGGCAGCCACCGCTGCCGCAGGGACTGCCCGCGCTGCGCTTCCTGCAGACGCCGGCGCTCCTTCGTCCGCTCCGATTCGCCCATATCGCCCACGGGGGCGGTCGCGATCGGCTGGCGATATTCGAGCGGCGGCTCAGACAGGAAGTTGCGCGTTGTGGGATCGGCAGAGCGCGCGATCTCCTGGCGGGCGCGGTAATCGGCCTGTGCTTCCGCACCCGAAAGCCCGCTCGGAAGTCCGACAGGGCCACCAACGGGGCCACGGCGAGGATTGGGCGCCTCACGCCCACGACCGCCGCCGACTTCGCGCTGGGCGAGTGGAGAACTGAAGCTGCCGGTACCGCCCGAGAGATCGGCTTCGGCCCGCAGGCGCGCGCGGGTTTCCTCGGGCGATTCCGGCCAGGCCTGGGTCCGCGACAGGGCAGTCTGCGGCGCCGGCAGCGCCGACGTGTCGGTCGGCTGCACCAGATCGGGCCTTGGCTGATAGGCGATATCGCCGCCCTGCTGGGGACGAATGGACGCAACGTCGCCGATATCGTTGAGAAACTGCGTGGTCGCATCCGTGCCGGTGCCGTAGGTCGGGCTGCCGAGACAGCCCGAAAGCGCCATGGCCACACCGCCCAGCATCGCGGCCCTCATGGCCAATCGCACATGCATTCCCATTGTCATCAGGATCTTTCCCCGCCTTATCGGCCGTGAAACTCAAAGCTCGCCCATGCGTCAAGAATCCGACCATTTCCGGGCACGGTCATAGCGAATAGTTAATGCTTGAGCAATCCGGCCGCCCCTAGAGGCGGCCGAGTTGCGCCAGTTCCTTCAGCGCCGCCGCATCGCGCGCCGACACATCCGGATAGGCAGGATCGGAACCGACATCGTCGGTGATGCGCCAGGAGCGCGCGCATTTGCGCCCGCTCGCCTCGCGCGGCACGACCGCAACGCTCGCCACATCATCCAGGCGGAACGCGTCGTCCGGTCCCTCACCTGCAACGAGCTCGATGCCCGACGTGATGCAGATCTCGGAGAAATCGAGGCCGTCGAGCGCGTTCAAAAGCGCGGGCTCGTCGACATAGACGACAGGTGCGGCTTCGAGCGACGAGCCGATGCGCTTCTCGCGGCGCTCCACTTCCAGTGCGCCGGTGACGACGCGGCGGACGGTGCGGATCTTCTTCCACTTGGCGGCAAGCACCTCGTTTTCCCAGTCGACGGCAAGCCGCGGGAACTGCTCCAGATGCACCGATGTCTTGGACGGATCGCGCGACAGCCACGCCTCTTCCATCGTGAAGGGCAGCATCGGCGCCATCCAGGTCACCAGGCAGTCGAAGATCTGGCGGATGACGTGCAGCGATGCCTTGCGGCGCAGGCTCGACGGCGCGTCGCAATAGAGCGCGTCCTTGCGG from Georhizobium profundi includes these protein-coding regions:
- a CDS encoding VOC family protein, with product MAGPFHLAFPIRDIEETRSFYRDVLGCAIGRESETWIDFDLFGHQMSGHVRPSARDTGAEGSGTVDGKAVPIPHFGAVLTMDEWRALAERLKGADGIDWLLEPQIRFEGQPGEQATLFIRDPSGNALEFKGFADMDAVFAA
- a CDS encoding patatin-like phospholipase family protein — its product is MSIVNEPSAMTLDMRRRTSEPTVAVAFGGGGARGIAHIHVVQALNDLDIQPVAISGASIGAIIGSAMAAGMRGREISEFALATVGNWSEVASRLWKMRPQTIAEMFRRKRGQFGQFDIERILHGFLPQAIPQDFADLQIPTKIVVTDYYAQCERICDTGDLYNAIGASAAIPAVFRPVVRGGRVLIDGGIYNPVPYDHLLGLADIVIAIDVTGGPCGNETRIPSRVDAIFGANQLMMQSIISMKLKACPPDIFLRPDVSRFRVLDFPRVAEILAASAPVRDQLKFALDEAFESHAKARRGH
- the rsmD gene encoding 16S rRNA (guanine(966)-N(2))-methyltransferase RsmD; amino-acid sequence: MRIVGGEFGGRALKAPRTDAIRPTSDRTRESLFNILAHAYPGAVEGARVLELFAGTGAVGLEALSRGASSAIFVEQSVEGRALIQANIEAFGLMGRTKIFRRNATALGACRNLEPYSFIFADPPYGKGLGEAALNGAAADGWIADGALVLLEERSDQSPELARSFFPLESRVFGETSIHFYRYEPGRNGS
- a CDS encoding pseudouridine synthase — translated: MSFKDKPKGKGGAAPRSKPPVRDRKAKPAAASVAETGAATAPAEPERISKLLARAGIASRRDVERMIAEGRVRLNGKVLDTPAINATFADAIEVDGEAVNGIERTRLWLYHKPAGLVTTNRDPEGRPTVFERLPKALPRVMSIGRLDINTEGLLLLTNDGGLARVLELPTTGWLRRYRVRAHGDISQEKLDTLKDGIAVEGVLYGGIEATLDRQQGANVWITMGLREGKNREIKNVLGALGLDVNRLIRISYGPFQLQDLPEGQVVEVRGRMLRDQLGPRLIEEAGADFDAPIVHQTDGADEADDSRQKAGAKPKPFGEKPAERNERLRGRLDTKREAPAWSKDESRSRDASRSKDGPRGKDGPRSKDGPRGKDAGGRDGPRKPVTPQVRRSSNVWIAAGARPMGPKRAAEKEDADRRQAERDAKRESRGDRAGARPRRESGDASARPTRGAKPAFAGSDRARSDAPRDGERPRRDERPRRADRPEGSVAARGPGARGAGARTEGSRSPSTGEGRPRSQGRSAPSSASEKPAGRGPRPAGGPGKPAGAGRSFGEKPGAGGRPSGGRPAGANKARDGKPRDGKPGGTRPGGKPRDGKPGGGPRGAGGSKGPGNADRRR
- a CDS encoding nucleoside deaminase codes for the protein MAGQERPTFMDHALAAAEAAGQRGEVPVGAVIVHEGTIVAQEGNRTRELRDVTAHAEIAAIRAAARVLDSERLSDCDLYVTLEPCAMCAAAISFARIRRLYFGASDPKGGAVISGGRFFDQPTCHHAPDVYAGIGEASAARILKEFFALKR